One genomic window of Lepeophtheirus salmonis chromosome 5, UVic_Lsal_1.4, whole genome shotgun sequence includes the following:
- the LOC121117887 gene encoding protein limb expression 1 homolog, with translation MIMNNGPWSPEHIYQEIAGYTTSRQRMNVVEELQEFWQMKQSRGADLKNGALVIYESVPSTTPPYICYVTLPGGSCFASYGNCPTKAEARRSAARIALMNSVFNEQPDRKITDEFIAKAVNDACSAYGGSGGLNRITDDSGVGAFRFMLEANKGKTMLEFQELMTVFQLLHWNGSLKAMRERQCSRQEVVEHYSHRALDDDMRSQMALDWIAREQEIPGIISRELNLAERELEDARVAGRELRFPKEKKDILMLANSQVGDPYD, from the exons ATGATCATGAATAATGGGCCATGGAGCCCGGAGCATATCTATCAAGAGATTGCTGGATATACTACAAGTAGACAAAGAA tgaatGTGGTCGAAGAGCTTCAGGAATTTTGGCAAATGAAGCAATCACGAGGAGCTGATTTGAAAAATGGTGCTTTAGTTATTTATGAATCTGTTCCTAGTACAACTCCACCCTATATCTGCTATGTAACTCTTCCAGGAGGCTCCTGCTTCGCTAGTTATGGG aactGTCCTACAAAGGCTGAGGCTAGACGAAGTGCTGCACGAATAGCCCTCATGAACTCTGTATTTAATGAGCAACCAGATCGCAAAATCACAGATGAATTCATTGCTAAGGCTGTAAACGATGCTTGCTCTGCCTATGGG GGAAGTGGAGGATTGAATCGTATCACAGACGACTCTGGTGTGGGAGCTTTCCGGTTCATGTTAGAAGCAAATAAAGGGAAAACGATGCTTGAGTTTCAAGAGTTGATGACcgtatttcaattattacacTGGAATGGCTCCTTAAAAGCAATGAGAGAACGACAATGTTCTCGTCAAGAAGTTGTTGAACACTATTCTCACCGAGCTTTAGATGATGATATGAGATCTCAAATGGCCTTGGACTGGATTGCTCGTGAGCAAGAGATCCCTGGAATTATATCTCGGGAATTAAACTTAGCAGAAAGAGAATTGGAGGATGCTCGAGTTGCTGGGAGAGAATTAAGATTTCCAAAGGAgaaaaaagacattttaatGTTAGCGAATAGTCAAGTTGGGGATCCTTATGATTAA